In one Diabrotica virgifera virgifera chromosome 7, PGI_DIABVI_V3a genomic region, the following are encoded:
- the LOC126887916 gene encoding uncharacterized protein LOC126887916, whose protein sequence is MEDALDNVIRRGRGRNGIDHNLVRGIILNDIFVNPVVNPIQDPVLQFDLDNMEDKYVKLNFRFQREDLIRLAVALGIPEQIKTRSRHSSGGLEGLCILLRRLAYPSRLCDLEQLFRRSATSISEISNYVNNHIYRNHGYLLRDLGNLPWLNREKLSAYSNSIAAKGAAVQNCWGFIDGTARPICRPTELQEEYYSGHKRVHCLKYQSLICPDGIIVSLLGAYSGRRHDAFIFGQSGLYTQLERKCTFPDCIYVIYGDQAYGIRELLLCPYPGRGITEQQQNFNLSMSVTRQAVEWGFQKIISQFAFLDFKKNQKLLLQEVELMFKTAVLLCNCHTILYGSETAQFFNIEPVSLEEYLNL, encoded by the exons ATGGAAGATGCATTAGATAACGTTATCAGGAGGGGTCGAGGGCGAAATGGTATTGACCACAATTTAGTAAGGGGAATAATTTTAAATGATATATTTGTAAATCCAGTAGTAAATCCCATtcaagatccagttttacagttTGATTTAGACAATATGGAAGACAAATATGTAAAGCTCAACTTCAGGTTTCAAAGAGAAGATCTTATAAGATTGGCAGTGGCATTGGGAATTCCTGAACAAATAAAGACAAGGTCTAGACATTCATCTGGAG GACTCGAAGGACTATGTATTTTACTAAGAAGATTAGCATATCCAAGTAGGCTTTGcgatttggaacaacttttccgaAGGTCCGCTACATCAATATCTGAAATTAGTAATTATGTTAATAACCATATTTACAGGAATCATGGTTATCTGTTAAGAGATTTGGGAAACTTGCCATGGTTAAACAGGGAAAAACTAAGTGCCTATTCTAAT TCAATTGCAGCAAAGGGAGCTGCAGTACAAAATTGTTGGGGATTTATTGATGGCACAGCTAGGCCAATATGTAGGCCAACAGAGTTACAAGAAGAATACTATTCTGGACACAAACGAGTCCATTGCTTAAAATATCAGTCTCTTATTTGTCCTGATGGAATTATTGTAAGTCTTCTGGGGGCATATTCAGGGCGTAGGCATGATGCATTTATTTTTGGACAAAGTGGGTTGTACACTCAGTTGGAACGAAAATGTACATTTCCAGATTGTATATATGTCATTTATGGAGATCAAGCATATGGAATCCGAGAGCTACTCTTGTGCCCTTACCCTGGCCGAGGAATCACTGAGCAACAACAGAACTTTAATTTAAGTATGAGTGTAACTCGACAAGCAGTTGAATGGGGATTCCAGAAAATTATTTCTCAGTTTGCATTTTTAGATTTCAAGAaaaatcaaaaactattattgCAGGAAGTTGAGTTAATGTTTAAAACAGCTGTTCTTTTATGTAACTGTCATACAATTTTATATGGAAGTGAAACAGCACAATTTTTTAATATTGAACCAGTATCATTAGAGGAGTATTTAAACCTATAA